A single window of Ictalurus furcatus strain D&B chromosome 3, Billie_1.0, whole genome shotgun sequence DNA harbors:
- the ppm1g gene encoding protein phosphatase 1G — translation MGAYLSKPSTEKSTADGGNQKLSYGFAAMQGWRVSMEDAHNCIPELDEETAMFAVYDGHGGEEVALYCSKYLPDIIKEQKAYKDGKLQKALEDAFLAIDSLITSAEVIKELVQIAGRPQEEAAPEKVAYEDDVDNEETALLHEEATMTIEELLVRYGQNLNKSSKKPGQDAPKELEDKDNAHADKGINGETECGASETDSNGKAKLEETAGGSKMRACRRAAASSGSSAAGHSSEGEKAGATADAGPSCSSSAAPTPGSAKSKFFEDSDESDEGEDEEEGSDEEDCSEQEGEDSSENEEDDTDEEEEEDTDEEEEEMCLPGMDGKEEPGSDSGTTAVVALIRGKQLIVANAGDSRCVVSERGKAVDMSYDHKPEDELELARIKNAGGKVTMDGRVNGGLNLSRAIGDHFYKRNKNLPPEEQMISALPDVKVLTLNEEHEFMVVACDGIWNVMSSQEVVDFVNEKLKAEGNENKPLSAVIEELLDHCLAPDTSGDGTGCDNMTCMIVRFSPHTGTYMDENTKKRKPEEQVSEENGNDSKKSKTE, via the exons ATGGGGGCGTACCTATCTAAGCCCAGTACGGAGAAAAGCACAGCCGACGGGGGAAACCAGAAACTGAGCTATGGATTCGCGGCCATGCAGGGATGGCGCGTTTCCATGGag GACGCTCACAATTGCATCCCAGAGTTGGACGAAGAGACGGCGATGTTCGCCGTGTATGATGGACATGGAG GTGAAGAAGTTGCTTTGTACTGCTCCAAATATTTACCAGACATCATAAAAGAGCAGAAAGCATATAAGGATGGTAAACTGCAAAAG GCACTGGAAGATGCTTTCCTGGCTATAGACAGCCTCATCACCTCAGCAGAGGTTATCAAGGAGCTTGTTCAGATCGCTGGCCGCCCACAAGAGGAGGCAGCACCAGAAAAAGTAGCatatgaagatgatg TGGATAACGAGGAAACAGCTCTTCTGCATGAAGAGGCCACGATGACGATCGAGGAGCTGCTTGTCCGTTACGGGCAGAACCTGAATAAATCTTCCAAAAAGCCTGGACAGGATGCCCCAAAAGAGCTGGAAGACAAAGATAACGCCCATGCAGATAAAGGGATCAATGGTGAGACGGAATGTGGGGCGTCTGAAACAGACAGCAATGGAAAAGCAAAGTTGGAAGAGACAGCTGGAGGCTCTAAAATGAGGGCATGCAGGAGAGCGGCAGCCTCCTCTGGGAGCTCTGCAGCCGGACACTCTTCTGAAGGCGAGAAAGCAGGAGCCACAGCAGACGCTGGTCCTTCCTGTTCCTCCTCTGCAGCTCCCACCCCAGGAAGTGCCAAATCAAAATTCTTTGAAGACAGTGACGAGTCAGACGAAggggaggatgaagaggagggcAGTGATGAAGAG GACTGCAGTGAGCAGGAAGGAGAGGACAGCAGTGAAAATGAAGAGGATGACacagatgaggaggaggaagaggacacagatgaagaagaagaagaaatgtgtTTGCCTGGGATGGATGGGAAAGAAGAG CCTGGATCAGACAGCGGGACTACAGCTGTAGTGGCTCTGATCCGTGGTAAACAGCTGATAGTAGCTAATGCTGGAGACTCTCGCTGTGTCGTCTCAGAGAGGGGCAAAGCAGTGGACATGTCCTACGATCACAAACCAGAAGATGAACTGGAGCTGGCCAGAATAAAGAACGCAGGAGGCAAAGTGACCATGGACGGCCGTGTCAACGGTGGTCTAAACCTCTCCAGGGCCATTG GGGACCACTTTTACAAGAGGAATAAGAACCTCCCGCCTGAGGAGCAGATGATTTCTGCTTTACCAGATGTCAAAGTACTGACTCTAAATGAAGAGCATGAATTCATGGTGGTTGCTTGTGATGGAATCTG GAATGTCATGAGTAGCCAGGAGGTTGTGGATTTTGTAAATGAGAAATTGAAAGCagaaggaaatgaaaacaaGCCGCTGTCTGCTGTTATTGAAGAG CTGCTTGACCACTGCTTGGCACCAGACACATCTGGGGATGGCACAGGGTGTGACAACATGACTTGTATGATCGTCAGATTCAGCCCCCACACCGGTACCTACATGGACGAGAACACCAAGAAACGCAAGCCGGAGGAGCAAGTGTCTGAGGAGAACGGCAACGACAgcaaaaaatccaaaacagaaTAG
- the si:zfos-1056e6.1 gene encoding uncharacterized protein si:zfos-1056e6.1 isoform X3, translating to MATVKQVCFFFFFFFFVSKTAEVICFSISSKIVAHSFRLEVAQVTFKIRNSHGFLIPLNGSIPVNTKQMPYVLEVTRYFQHVNAKSRDIAMTVISRSFKSRLQSIVRRIERLEELLPQIKQKQNEKMVKDVELLNQKLIFLHKRMQMAESYCWEGMFKRAPLW from the exons ATGGCCACAGTGAAACAGgtatgcttcttcttcttcttcttcttcttcgtgtCTAAGACTGCTGAAGTAATCTGTTTTTCCATTTCTTCAAAGATTGTAGCTCATTCTTTCAGATTGGAGGTTGCTCAGGTCACCTTCAAG ATACGAAACAGTCACGGATTTTTAATCCCTTTGAATGGCAGCATACCAGTGAACACCAAACAAAT GCCTTATGTCTTGGAGGTGACAAGATATTTTCAGCATG TTAACGCAAAATCCAGAGACATTGCCATGACGGTGATAAGTAGAAGCTTCAAGTCAAGACTACAGAGTATTGTGAGAAGG ATTGAAAGACTGGAAGAACTCCTGCCTCAAATCAAGCAAAAGCAGAATGAGAAGATGGTGAAG GACGTTGAACTGTTGAACCAGAAGCTGATATTCCTACACAAAAGAATGCAG ATGGCAGAGTCATACTGCTGGGAGGGAATGTTTAAACGAGCACCACTCTGGtga